The following proteins are co-located in the Actinomycetes bacterium genome:
- a CDS encoding LysR family transcriptional regulator, giving the protein MTDLLLPDPRHLAALVAVVGTGTFGAAADELGYTQSAVSQQIASLERVAGASLLVRPGGPRRVSLTPAGEALVVHARAVLARLQAARADLDAISAGDRGTLRVGTMQSVGTKVLPWLLKRFRAARPGVTLSPHETFDHAELVDAVESGRFDLSFAPLPVRDGPFAVRRVLDDPFVLVAPAGADVAGARSVSLRQAARLPLIGFLDEELDQELLRQLRRTGTDPSIVFRSNDNPTIQGFVAAGLGYALMPRLTVDEDDPEVSVVPVVTGLPPRSLGLVSHADRQLPPYVAQFADLAADVCAELSSQWG; this is encoded by the coding sequence ATGACTGATCTTCTGTTGCCGGACCCGCGGCATCTCGCGGCACTCGTGGCGGTCGTCGGCACGGGCACCTTCGGGGCTGCGGCGGACGAGCTCGGCTACACCCAGTCCGCGGTGAGCCAGCAGATCGCTTCCCTGGAGCGGGTCGCCGGCGCCTCGCTGCTGGTACGTCCGGGCGGGCCGCGCCGGGTGTCGCTGACGCCCGCGGGCGAGGCGCTCGTGGTGCACGCCAGGGCCGTCCTGGCGCGCCTGCAGGCCGCCCGCGCCGACCTCGACGCGATCTCGGCCGGCGACCGCGGCACGCTGCGCGTCGGCACGATGCAGAGCGTCGGGACCAAGGTGCTGCCCTGGCTGCTGAAGCGCTTCCGGGCGGCCCGCCCCGGGGTGACGCTGTCGCCGCACGAGACCTTCGACCACGCCGAGCTGGTCGACGCCGTCGAGTCGGGCCGGTTCGACCTGTCGTTCGCCCCGCTGCCGGTGCGCGACGGGCCGTTCGCGGTCCGGCGGGTGCTCGACGACCCGTTCGTGCTGGTGGCACCGGCCGGCGCCGACGTGGCAGGCGCGCGCTCGGTGAGCCTGCGCCAGGCTGCCCGGCTGCCGCTGATCGGGTTCCTCGACGAGGAGCTCGACCAGGAGCTGCTGCGGCAGCTGCGGCGCACCGGCACCGATCCGTCGATCGTGTTCCGCTCCAACGACAACCCGACGATCCAGGGCTTCGTCGCGGCCGGCCTCGGCTACGCGCTGATGCCGCGGCTGACCGTCGACGAGGACGACCCCGAGGTCTCGGTCGTGCCGGTGGTCACCGGGCTGCCCCCGCGCAGCCTCGGCCTCGTCTCGCACGCGGACCGCCAGCTCCCGCCGTACGTCGCGCAGTTCGCCGACCTTGCTGCCGACGTGTGCGCCGAGCTGAGCTCGCAGTGGGGATGA
- a CDS encoding adenosine deaminase produces the protein MTNSLTNASSGPGESDLRRAPKVLLHDHLDGGLRPASVVELALENGYTALPTTDVAELGRWFVEAASSGSLEDYLETFAHTVGVMQTADALQRVAAECAEDLAADGVVYAEVRYAPELHVTGGLALEEVVRAVNEGFREGERRAAAAGHRIRVGALLTAMRHAARSMEIAELAVEHRDGGVAGFDIAGAEAGYPPTRHLDAFEYLQRENAHFTIHAGEGFGLPSIWQAIQWCGADRLGHGVRIIDDIEAVDGVRTDPAQVRLGRLAAYVRDKRIPLEMCPTSNVMTGAAKSIAEHPIGLLRRLYFRVTINTDNRLMSGTSMTKEFAQLAEAFGYGWGDFQWFTVNAMKSAFVPFDERLALINEVIKPGYAALTTE, from the coding sequence GTGACCAACTCTTTGACCAACGCGTCCTCCGGGCCGGGCGAGTCCGACCTGCGGCGGGCGCCGAAGGTCCTCCTGCACGATCACCTGGACGGCGGATTGCGCCCGGCCAGCGTGGTCGAGCTGGCGCTGGAGAACGGTTACACCGCGCTGCCGACGACCGACGTCGCGGAGCTCGGCCGGTGGTTCGTCGAGGCGGCGAGCTCGGGGTCGCTCGAGGACTACCTGGAGACATTCGCCCACACCGTCGGTGTCATGCAGACCGCCGATGCGCTGCAGCGGGTCGCTGCCGAGTGCGCGGAGGACCTGGCGGCCGACGGTGTGGTCTACGCCGAGGTGCGTTACGCCCCGGAGCTGCACGTCACCGGGGGCCTGGCCCTCGAAGAGGTGGTCCGCGCCGTGAACGAGGGCTTCCGCGAGGGCGAGCGCCGGGCGGCTGCGGCCGGCCACCGGATCCGGGTCGGCGCCCTGCTGACCGCGATGCGGCACGCCGCCCGGTCGATGGAGATCGCCGAGCTGGCCGTCGAGCACCGCGACGGCGGCGTGGCCGGCTTCGACATCGCCGGTGCCGAGGCCGGCTACCCGCCGACCCGCCACCTCGACGCGTTCGAGTACCTCCAGCGCGAGAACGCGCACTTCACGATCCACGCCGGTGAGGGCTTCGGGCTGCCGTCGATCTGGCAGGCGATCCAGTGGTGCGGCGCCGACCGGCTCGGCCACGGAGTGCGCATCATCGACGACATCGAGGCGGTCGACGGAGTCCGCACCGACCCCGCGCAGGTCCGGCTGGGTCGCCTGGCGGCGTACGTCCGCGACAAGCGCATCCCGCTCGAGATGTGCCCCACGTCCAACGTGATGACCGGGGCGGCCAAGTCGATCGCCGAGCACCCGATCGGGCTGTTGCGCCGGCTCTACTTCCGGGTGACCATCAACACCGACAACCGGCTGATGAGCGGCACCTCGATGACCAAGGAGTTCGCGCAGCTCGCCGAGGCGTTCGGCTACGGCTGGGGCGACTTCCAGTGGTTCACCGTCAACGCGATGAAGTCGGCCTTCGTCCCCTTCGACGAGCGGCTGGCGCTCATCAACGAGGTCATCAAGCCGGGCTACGCCGCGCTGACCACCGAGTAG
- a CDS encoding cupin produces MTPRLVGEPTRIPVPGGKVIHEYVGKITTGTAAVSVAHMRAPAGWDEPAQVPEFDEVTLVLAGSVVVEHDEGRLTVPAGQAVITRAGERVRYSVGPEGAEYVAVCLPAFDPALAHREE; encoded by the coding sequence GTGACCCCGCGGCTGGTCGGGGAGCCGACCCGGATCCCGGTGCCCGGCGGGAAGGTCATCCACGAGTACGTCGGCAAAATCACGACCGGCACCGCCGCGGTGTCGGTCGCGCACATGCGGGCCCCGGCCGGGTGGGACGAGCCGGCCCAGGTGCCCGAGTTCGACGAGGTCACCCTGGTGCTGGCCGGCTCCGTCGTCGTCGAGCACGACGAGGGCAGGCTCACCGTGCCGGCCGGCCAGGCGGTCATCACCCGGGCGGGCGAGCGGGTGCGCTACAGCGTGGGTCCGGAGGGGGCGGAGTACGTCGCGGTCTGCCTGCCGGCCTTCGACCCGGCGCTCGCCCACCGCGAGGAGTGA
- a CDS encoding thymidine phosphorylase — MSQSAVDVIRAKRDRQALTDEQIDWVLSAYTRGDVADEQMSALAMAILLNGMDRREISRWTDAMISSGIRMSFPPESVGGRPTTDKHSTGGVGDKITLPLAPLVAACGAAVPQLSGRGLGHTGGTLDKLESIPGWRATLSRAEMLAQLADVGAVVCAAGDDLAPADKKLYALRDVTGTVEAIPLIASSIMSKKIAEGTGALVLDVKVGSGAFMKDLESARELARTMVALGSDHDVRTVALLTDMTTPLGLTAGNALEVRESVEVLAGGGPPDVVELTVLLAREMLAGAGITDVDPADRLRDGSAMDSWRRMVAAQGGDPDATLPTARETQVVPAPADGVLAGLDAYAVGVAAWRLGAGRARKEDPVQAGAGVEMHAKPGAAVRGGEPLFTLHSDDTARFAGAQEALAEAVVIVPEGDRPDLPGLVLDRIAE, encoded by the coding sequence GTGAGCCAGTCCGCGGTCGACGTGATCCGGGCCAAGCGGGACCGGCAGGCCCTCACCGACGAGCAGATCGACTGGGTGCTGTCGGCCTACACCCGCGGCGACGTCGCCGACGAGCAGATGTCGGCCCTGGCGATGGCGATCCTGCTCAACGGCATGGACCGGCGCGAGATCTCGCGGTGGACCGACGCGATGATCTCCTCGGGCATCCGGATGTCGTTCCCGCCGGAGTCGGTGGGCGGCCGGCCGACGACCGACAAGCACTCCACCGGCGGGGTGGGCGACAAGATCACGCTGCCGTTGGCGCCGCTGGTCGCCGCCTGCGGGGCGGCCGTGCCGCAGCTGAGCGGCCGTGGCCTGGGTCACACCGGCGGCACGCTGGACAAGCTCGAGTCGATCCCCGGCTGGCGGGCGACGCTGTCGCGTGCGGAGATGCTCGCCCAGCTGGCCGACGTCGGGGCGGTGGTGTGCGCCGCCGGCGACGACCTGGCGCCGGCCGACAAGAAGCTCTACGCGCTGCGCGACGTCACCGGCACCGTCGAGGCGATCCCGCTGATCGCGAGCTCGATCATGAGCAAGAAGATCGCCGAGGGCACCGGTGCGCTGGTGCTCGACGTGAAGGTCGGCTCCGGCGCCTTCATGAAGGACCTCGAGTCCGCGCGCGAGCTGGCCCGGACGATGGTCGCTCTCGGCAGCGACCACGACGTGCGCACCGTCGCGCTGCTCACCGACATGACGACCCCCCTCGGGCTGACCGCCGGCAATGCGCTGGAGGTGCGCGAGTCGGTCGAGGTGCTGGCCGGCGGCGGGCCCCCCGACGTCGTCGAGCTCACCGTCCTGCTGGCCCGCGAGATGCTCGCCGGGGCCGGCATCACCGACGTCGACCCGGCCGACCGGCTGCGCGACGGCTCGGCGATGGACTCGTGGCGTCGGATGGTCGCGGCCCAGGGCGGTGACCCGGACGCGACCCTGCCGACGGCCCGGGAGACCCAGGTGGTGCCGGCCCCGGCCGACGGCGTGCTCGCCGGGCTGGACGCCTACGCCGTCGGGGTGGCCGCCTGGCGCCTCGGCGCCGGCCGGGCCCGCAAGGAGGACCCGGTGCAGGCCGGGGCCGGTGTGGAGATGCACGCCAAGCCCGGCGCCGCGGTCCGCGGCGGGGAGCCGCTCTTCACGCTGCACAGCGACGACACCGCCCGGTTCGCCGGCGCCCAGGAAGCGCTCGCCGAGGCCGTCGTCATCGTCCCGGAGGGCGACCGCCCCGACCTGCCGGGTCTGGTCCTCGACCGGATCGCCGAGTGA